One segment of Candidatus Latescibacterota bacterium DNA contains the following:
- a CDS encoding ferredoxin → MAITKVWVEEGCTVCNLCEDTAPEVFNVTDETCEVREGVDFNAHEEEIIQAAEECPVEIIKYE, encoded by the coding sequence ATGGCTATCACGAAAGTCTGGGTCGAAGAGGGCTGCACGGTCTGCAATCTCTGCGAGGACACGGCTCCCGAAGTCTTCAACGTCACCGACGAGACCTGCGAGGTGCGCGAGGGCGTTGACTTCAACGCTCACGAGGAAGAGATCATCCAGGCCGCCGAAGAGTGCCCTGTCGAGATCATCAAGTACGAGTAG